A single window of Chitinophaga sp. XS-30 DNA harbors:
- a CDS encoding TraR/DksA C4-type zinc finger protein, translated as MKTVTTYAPEFTKSVLDQPDAPTGPIYRYSDPELQEFKEIILKKLEAAKKELVYLQGLITRKDEAGTDDTENKYMSMEDGSGSQEREQLNQMASRQIQFIDHLEKALMRIENKTYGICRVTGKLIDKARLKAVPHATLSIEAKLAKSK; from the coding sequence ATGAAGACGGTCACCACTTATGCTCCGGAGTTCACTAAATCCGTGCTGGATCAGCCGGACGCGCCTACCGGACCGATCTACCGTTACAGCGATCCCGAACTGCAGGAGTTCAAAGAGATCATCCTGAAGAAACTGGAAGCTGCCAAAAAAGAACTCGTCTATCTCCAGGGGCTTATCACCCGCAAGGATGAAGCCGGTACTGATGATACCGAGAATAAGTACATGAGCATGGAGGATGGCAGCGGTTCACAGGAAAGGGAACAGTTGAACCAGATGGCCAGCCGCCAGATCCAGTTTATTGATCACCTTGAGAAAGCCCTCATGAGGATCGAAAATAAAACATATGGTATCTGCCGCGTGACCGGTAAGCTGATAGACAAAGCCCGCCTGAAGGCAGTACCTCATGCCACCCTGAGCATCGAAGCCAAACTGGCCAAAAGCAAGTAA